The Gallus gallus isolate bGalGal1 chromosome 3, bGalGal1.mat.broiler.GRCg7b, whole genome shotgun sequence genome window below encodes:
- the LOC107052850 gene encoding heme-binding protein 1-like, giving the protein MARITLEDLDRLGDEEGGEDEEDEEERGRLFAHWEAVASTHRVNLPRDMAGPIVQMSRHSQAREAVPYVALSQHGKCEEAAYEERQYPAGKWACVTKGEPLYEQSISLSFMKLMRYICKENSVGCYLGMTIPVLNEIHLTKEGTELEREVLTAYYIPGEFQQNPPTPVDPEIHITERAPLRVLARVFYGMTTEETILREIALFWELLGSTDAVLQETYIVAVYENPSVPQRRNEIWFIRRAE; this is encoded by the exons ATGGCGCGCATCACGCTGgaagacctggacaggctgggcGACGAGGAAGGGGGGGAGGAcgaggaggatgaggaggagcgGGGCCGGCTGTTCGCGCACTGGGAGGCCGTGGCCAGCACGCACCGGGTGAACCTGCCCCGAG ACATGGCGGGCCCCATCGTCCAGATGAGCCGGCACAGCCAGGCGCGGGAGGCCGTGCCCTACGTCGCCCTGTCGCAGCACGGCAAG TGCGAGGAAGCGGCCTACGAGGAGCGGCAGTACCCAGCCGGGAAGTGGGCCTGTGTCACCAAGGGGGAGCCCCTGTATGAGCAGAGCATCTCCCTGAGCTTCATGAAGCTCATGCGCTACATCTGCAAGGAGAACTCTGTAG GTTGCTATCTGGGCATGACCATCCCAGTGCTCAACGAAATCCACCTGACCAAGGAAGGGACCGAGCTGGAGCGCGAGGTGCTCACCGCCTACTACATCCCGGGAGAGTTCCAGCAAAACCCTCCCACCCCCGTGGACCCCGAAATCCACATCACCGAGAGGGCGCCGCTGCGGGTGCTGGCCAG GGTGTTCTACGGGATGACCACCGAGGAGACCATTCTGCGGGAGATCGCTCTCTTCTGGGAGCTCCTGGGTTCCACGGATGCCGTGCTGCAGGAAACCTACATCGTGGCAGTCTATGAAAACCCCAGCGTCCCTCAGCGCCGCAACGAGATCTGGTTCATCCGCCGGGCAGAGTGA